From the genome of Candidatus Binataceae bacterium:
GCGCTCCGAAATCTGGCCGTCAACAATGAAATCCCTCGACCTCCATCGAAAAGGTCCATACACCTTGCTGCACTCCGATGTGCATCTGGGGAATTGGTACATCAGCGGCGAGGGACGCTTAGGACTCTGCGACTGGCAATGTCTCGCCACGGGACATTGGGCGCGTGATGTCGCGTATGCGCTTGCGACGACGATATCGATCGATGATCGTCGCGCCTGGGAACAGGATTTGGTCCGGCGTTACCTTGAAAAGATGCAGGAGAGCTGCGGACTGAACACCAGTTTCGATGACGCCTGGAGTTTATATCGCCAGCAAGTCTTGCTGGCACTAATGATGTGGACACCAACTCTTGTCCATTCGCGTACAACGCCTGATATGCAGCCCGAAGAAATGTCCCTGGAAATGATTAAGCGGATGACCGCCGCGATGTCTGATCTGCGCAGCCTGGACAGTTTTGTCTAATACATGGAATTCGCCAACCTTTCCGGAAGGTAAGACACCTACGGGATATCGAACAATGAAAGAAGACAGCGCGTCGAGCAAAGTAGAGTCTCAAGAGACCTCTCTGGACAAGTGGGGGATGCAGCTCATGGAGAATATCTTGTTGACTGCGGCAGAGGCGCTAGCCGACCGCAAGCCTGACAATCCGGACTCAGTCGAAGTGACCTTGAAGTTCCG
Proteins encoded in this window:
- a CDS encoding aminoglycoside phosphotransferase family protein, with the protein product MAHLPEDLFCKTTPTVLTRLATGLSAAAEGRFYREIRPQLKIETPKCYHSAWDRNSGRSIHLFEDVVASNAARFCRWNTAISRPQAEQIIDTLAAMHAQFYDSPRFEADLKWVVSYVRFFAAGEGVGLRQCHEQAMIEAEDVIPSDITRRRSEIWPSTMKSLDLHRKGPYTLLHSDVHLGNWYISGEGRLGLCDWQCLATGHWARDVAYALATTISIDDRRAWEQDLVRRYLEKMQESCGLNTSFDDAWSLYRQQVLLALMMWTPTLVHSRTTPDMQPEEMSLEMIKRMTAAMSDLRSLDSFV